A genomic window from Candidatus Roizmanbacteria bacterium CG_4_9_14_0_2_um_filter_38_17 includes:
- a CDS encoding transaldolase — protein MLDKRTLKTKIFIDGGDPGETRKAKEMLGGWLDGQTTNPSLIAKTLLAKSSGNITPQAAESAYRDTVQEMSSIIPQGSVSIQVFANAETSSTEMVQQAKERISWIPNASIKLPCTGAGLKAAEELCLLMPLNITLVFSQDQAAGVYEATKASAYPVFISPFVGRLYDKGEVGMDTVRNMVRLFETGDGHVQVLTASVRTVTQIKDAIAAGTDIITIPFDKAFKPWADLGFELPDPDFLADTAGLKPIAYDELVTLGKDWKEYDLKHELTDKGLTSFWEDWNSLFA, from the coding sequence ATGTTGGACAAAAGAACACTAAAAACCAAGATCTTTATCGATGGGGGAGACCCTGGCGAAACACGCAAGGCAAAAGAGATGCTTGGGGGCTGGCTCGACGGCCAAACAACAAACCCTTCGCTTATTGCAAAGACCCTACTTGCAAAGTCAAGTGGTAACATCACGCCCCAGGCTGCTGAATCAGCCTACCGTGATACAGTTCAAGAAATGAGCTCGATCATCCCCCAGGGATCTGTCTCAATCCAGGTTTTTGCTAATGCCGAGACTTCGTCTACCGAAATGGTTCAGCAGGCAAAAGAGCGCATTAGCTGGATCCCTAACGCTAGTATTAAACTACCCTGCACGGGTGCAGGCTTAAAAGCTGCCGAAGAGCTTTGCTTGCTTATGCCATTAAACATCACTCTTGTCTTTTCTCAAGACCAAGCCGCTGGGGTATATGAGGCCACCAAAGCTAGCGCATACCCTGTTTTTATCTCTCCATTTGTAGGAAGACTCTATGATAAAGGTGAGGTTGGTATGGACACTGTCCGCAACATGGTGAGGCTTTTTGAAACGGGAGATGGTCACGTCCAGGTTTTAACTGCCAGCGTCCGAACTGTCACCCAGATCAAAGATGCCATTGCAGCAGGCACAGATATTATTACCATTCCCTTCGATAAAGCCTTCAAACCCTGGGCTGATCTTGGCTTTGAGCTTCCAGACCCAGACTTCTTAGCAGACACAGCTGGATTAAAACCCATTGCCTATGATGAACTAGTCACTCTTGGCAAAGACTGGAAAGAATATGACCTCAAGCACGAACTCACAGACAAAGGCCTTACCAGCTTCTGGGAAGACTGGAACTCTTTGTTTGCTTGA
- a CDS encoding transketolase: MKYYKVREKVAIRQAFGEALIELAGRDKKIVAISADLGGSLTLDEFGAKYPDRYYNTGVAEQDMIGVAAGFALRGYKPFAGTFGSFLGRAMDHVRQSVCHNKLNVKIVGSHGGISNAQDGPSAHALEDFAMFRALPNMLVIMPSDPNQTIKAVEALVKHNGPAYLRLYREPLPVFTTEETPFTIGKANIMREGCEVTVVACGPHVGLALEIAKEINIDIEIIDSHSLNPIDSQTIIESAKKTKAVITVEDHSVNGGLGSAVAEVLVENYPVPMERVGLHSFATTGSYEEVANYVGIGRRDIIKAIRKVLQRK; the protein is encoded by the coding sequence ATGAAATACTATAAAGTAAGGGAGAAGGTGGCGATTAGACAGGCCTTTGGTGAGGCATTAATTGAGTTAGCAGGTCGTGACAAAAAGATTGTAGCCATCTCAGCCGACTTGGGTGGAAGCCTTACACTCGATGAGTTTGGTGCTAAATACCCTGACCGTTACTACAATACCGGCGTTGCTGAGCAGGATATGATCGGTGTTGCCGCCGGATTTGCGCTGAGGGGATATAAGCCTTTTGCTGGAACTTTTGGATCTTTTTTGGGTCGAGCGATGGATCATGTTCGCCAAAGTGTTTGTCACAATAAGCTAAATGTTAAGATTGTTGGCTCTCATGGAGGAATATCTAACGCTCAGGATGGTCCATCTGCCCACGCTCTTGAGGACTTTGCGATGTTTAGAGCCTTGCCCAACATGTTAGTTATCATGCCTAGTGACCCAAATCAGACTATTAAAGCTGTGGAAGCCCTGGTAAAACATAACGGCCCAGCTTATTTACGGCTCTACAGAGAGCCATTACCTGTATTTACAACAGAAGAAACACCATTTACAATCGGCAAAGCCAACATTATGCGCGAAGGGTGCGAGGTAACCGTTGTTGCTTGTGGTCCCCACGTTGGGTTGGCTCTCGAGATTGCCAAGGAAATAAATATAGATATTGAGATAATAGACTCTCACAGTCTAAACCCTATTGATTCGCAAACCATAATAGAGAGTGCTAAGAAAACCAAAGCTGTTATCACTGTAGAAGACCACAGTGTTAATGGTGGCCTTGGATCCGCTGTTGCCGAGGTTTTAGTAGAAAATTACCCAGTGCCAATGGAGCGCGTTGGACTTCACAGTTTTGCCACGACCGGAAGCTATGAAGAGGTCGCTAATTATGTTGGAATAGGCCGCAGGGATATTATAAAAGCCATTAGGAAAGTTTTACAAAGAAAGTAG
- a CDS encoding transketolase, with translation MNNAELINQAREIRIETIKLLYEAQSGHPGSSLSMADILTALYFRPVLKFDPKRPEWTERDYFLLSVGHAVPVMYTALTLAGYYPKSKLKGLRKFGSDLHGHPKRGTFPGIEISAGSLGQGLSVGVGLGLALKLDKKTSQVVVMTSDGEQEEGSTWEALMFATKHKLDNIITIIDKNESQINGPTRQVMPSLDPLKEKYEAFGWEVVEIDGHDFDQIIGALKQGYAARGPFAIIANTVMGKGVSFMEGDYKWHHGKLTDEQYQQALKDLNI, from the coding sequence ATGAATAATGCAGAACTAATAAATCAAGCGCGCGAAATTCGGATAGAGACGATTAAACTTCTTTACGAAGCCCAATCTGGACATCCGGGCTCATCTTTATCTATGGCAGATATCTTAACCGCTTTGTACTTTAGACCTGTCCTTAAGTTTGATCCCAAACGACCTGAGTGGACCGAGCGAGACTATTTTTTGCTCTCAGTTGGTCACGCGGTACCAGTCATGTATACAGCTCTCACGCTTGCTGGATATTATCCTAAATCTAAACTAAAAGGTCTGCGCAAATTTGGCTCTGACCTGCATGGACACCCCAAGCGAGGAACATTTCCTGGTATAGAAATATCCGCTGGCTCCCTTGGTCAAGGATTATCTGTGGGAGTGGGTTTAGGTTTAGCCCTAAAGTTAGACAAAAAGACTAGTCAAGTAGTTGTGATGACCTCAGATGGAGAACAAGAGGAAGGCTCTACCTGGGAAGCCTTAATGTTTGCGACTAAACATAAGCTGGATAATATTATAACCATCATAGATAAAAACGAAAGCCAAATTAATGGTCCAACCAGGCAGGTAATGCCCTCTCTGGATCCTCTAAAGGAGAAGTATGAAGCGTTTGGCTGGGAAGTGGTTGAGATAGATGGACATGATTTTGACCAAATTATAGGCGCGCTTAAGCAGGGATATGCAGCGCGCGGGCCTTTTGCTATTATTGCCAATACAGTTATGGGTAAAGGAGTTTCCTTCATGGAAGGGGACTATAAATGGCATCACGGCAAGCTAACCGACGAACAGTACCAACAAGCATTAAAAGATCTTAATATATGA
- a CDS encoding ribose-5-phosphate isomerase, protein MKIYLGADHGGYELKEKIKGWMREWGQINYETYEYEDLGAYELNPGDDYPDFAFAVAKAVAKDSESFGILSCRSGAGVVMAANKVKGIRAGSAHNIESAQHLKAHNNANILAVSGDWLNDEQAKEIIKVFLDTKFEAGRHQRRLAKIAQYENQMFHSLPK, encoded by the coding sequence ATGAAGATTTACCTAGGAGCTGATCACGGAGGCTATGAGTTAAAAGAAAAGATTAAAGGATGGATGAGGGAGTGGGGGCAGATAAACTATGAAACATATGAATATGAGGATTTGGGAGCATATGAGCTTAACCCCGGCGACGACTATCCAGATTTTGCTTTTGCCGTAGCCAAAGCTGTAGCTAAAGATTCAGAATCTTTTGGTATACTTAGCTGTCGATCAGGCGCGGGAGTTGTTATGGCTGCCAACAAGGTTAAAGGAATTCGAGCTGGTAGCGCACATAACATTGAATCAGCTCAACATCTGAAAGCTCATAATAACGCCAATATCTTAGCTGTTTCTGGTGATTGGCTAAATGATGAACAGGCAAAAGAAATAATTAAAGTTTTTCTTGACACTAAATTTGAAGCTGGACGCCACCAGAGAAGATTAGCTAAAATAGCACAATATGAAAATCAGATGTTTCATAGTTTACCTAAATAA